A genomic window from Algoriphagus sp. Y33 includes:
- a CDS encoding DUF6850 family outer membrane beta-barrel protein has protein sequence MDRIRYQNQLFTHHLHHHPFLLQKDQPTFYEAKLGFRTRSGIREQPFDTQQINQGYFRSASVMKIGSWMTAGTFNYHKTLKSVRPYLLQTSAWDNIPYRLMDKDTQAWSGDEVDFRLTFTSPEYGRTKTLQTIGALSYKVGTHSRNAEPRPLARISQYTIRAGQSIKVLPQTSLGAGIQIVSGQEENHIGAFAVQDVQIYQGRGWGTYTLNTYQSFQRTQKLQGIDGFLYLHYQKENVKAFTEVTFKNRSYEARDGVAFPVNGGTSKMTGLSWIAGIGMKLQGSKKLESIVTFDSDKLLGTDPIFSAINVENKSYKISWENLGSLGPKGAWQLRLQLQTQLNKSEDFAAGEVVDVRINTVEAAVLKSLTLGSTQLYINPLLKVWNAYSDMDFDESNELSRLLLGSQQAFYSRSFLEPALNLKCKLPIMKENQIFFESTYSHRLSSSYPLRELSLSIQLLF, from the coding sequence ATGGACAGAATACGCTATCAAAACCAGCTCTTTACTCACCACTTGCATCATCATCCATTTTTGCTTCAAAAAGACCAACCCACTTTTTATGAAGCAAAACTTGGCTTCCGCACGCGCTCAGGTATCCGGGAGCAGCCCTTTGACACACAGCAAATCAATCAGGGATATTTTCGATCGGCTTCGGTGATGAAGATAGGTTCTTGGATGACAGCAGGAACATTCAACTATCATAAGACACTGAAATCGGTGCGTCCCTACTTACTGCAGACTTCAGCCTGGGATAACATTCCCTACCGGCTGATGGACAAGGATACGCAGGCTTGGTCAGGTGACGAAGTTGATTTCAGATTAACTTTCACTAGCCCTGAATATGGTCGAACTAAAACACTGCAGACCATAGGAGCTCTTTCCTATAAAGTCGGCACCCATTCACGCAATGCCGAACCCCGGCCTTTGGCCAGAATAAGTCAGTATACTATCCGGGCAGGGCAAAGTATCAAAGTTCTTCCCCAAACTAGTCTGGGAGCAGGAATACAAATTGTCTCCGGTCAGGAGGAAAACCATATCGGTGCCTTTGCAGTGCAGGATGTGCAAATCTACCAGGGAAGAGGATGGGGAACTTACACGTTGAATACGTATCAATCCTTCCAAAGAACCCAGAAGCTTCAGGGTATAGACGGCTTTCTTTATTTGCACTATCAAAAAGAGAATGTAAAGGCATTTACTGAAGTTACCTTTAAAAATAGATCCTATGAAGCCAGAGATGGGGTGGCCTTTCCTGTCAATGGAGGGACCTCCAAAATGACCGGTTTATCATGGATCGCCGGAATAGGCATGAAGCTGCAAGGTTCTAAAAAACTGGAATCCATCGTCACCTTCGATTCGGATAAACTGCTGGGAACAGACCCCATCTTCTCCGCCATCAATGTGGAGAATAAATCCTACAAGATAAGCTGGGAAAATCTGGGAAGTCTGGGTCCAAAAGGAGCCTGGCAGCTTCGACTGCAACTTCAGACCCAGCTGAATAAATCAGAAGATTTTGCGGCAGGGGAAGTAGTAGATGTGAGGATTAACACGGTGGAAGCTGCGGTTCTTAAATCACTGACACTCGGGTCTACGCAACTCTATATCAACCCGCTACTAAAAGTTTGGAATGCCTACTCGGATATGGATTTTGACGAATCAAATGAACTGTCCCGATTGCTGCTGGGCTCCCAACAGGCTTTCTATTCCCGTTCGTTTCTGGAACCAGCACTAAACCTAAAATGTAAGCTGCCAATTATGAAAGAAAACCAGATCTTTTTTGAATCTACCTATTCTCACCGTTTGTCAAGCTCTTACCCTTTGCGGGAACTATCACTTTCCATCCAATTGCTCTTTTAA
- a CDS encoding DUF4876 domain-containing protein, with protein sequence MNKFTSKLTGLIGVFFFLLLIACNTDDEPRLKTFSVGISAIFPEDFEDSQAAGVTVRLKNLASGNQQEKVTDASGNVVFEELVPGGYELNANLSLTAEQAMELAGIATEINLNYLNNNLMLSEETASKGPISVRLAGSVSGDLVIKQVYYSGSKTPEGGNYFFDQFFEIYNNSSEPIALDGLYISNVYGPSGLINPNTPPTPFQDDSDHVYISTAWKIKGSGEENILQPFSSVVIAQQGINHQAEEANPGSPVDLSSADFEFFVAGSTRDVDAPNVPNLEMIYHPFNPTFALVPVFGPGTIIWRTDDFAALDQVSIPDTSPTYPQVVKVPNALVIDAVEALRSENDGSFKRISASLDAGFIHVSDTYTGESIIRKAFSIDGNTVYQDTNNSQADFEVLAIPVLP encoded by the coding sequence ATGAACAAATTTACATCAAAACTAACCGGCCTGATAGGAGTATTCTTCTTTCTGCTGCTTATAGCTTGCAACACAGACGATGAACCGCGGTTAAAAACATTCTCCGTCGGGATATCTGCAATTTTTCCCGAAGATTTTGAAGATTCACAAGCGGCCGGGGTTACCGTACGGCTTAAAAACCTGGCTTCCGGAAATCAGCAGGAAAAAGTAACCGATGCTTCCGGAAATGTGGTTTTTGAAGAGTTGGTACCGGGCGGCTATGAGCTCAATGCCAACCTGAGTCTGACAGCTGAACAGGCTATGGAACTTGCAGGAATTGCTACCGAGATCAACCTCAATTACCTGAACAACAATTTAATGCTGTCTGAAGAAACAGCGTCCAAAGGTCCGATTTCAGTTCGTTTGGCAGGCTCTGTATCCGGCGATTTGGTTATTAAGCAGGTTTATTATTCAGGCTCAAAAACTCCGGAGGGAGGAAATTACTTCTTTGATCAGTTTTTCGAGATTTACAACAACTCCAGTGAGCCCATTGCATTGGATGGACTCTACATTTCTAACGTCTATGGACCATCCGGACTGATCAATCCAAATACGCCACCTACTCCTTTTCAGGATGACAGTGACCACGTATATATTTCTACTGCATGGAAAATAAAGGGATCAGGAGAGGAGAATATACTACAGCCATTCAGTAGCGTGGTCATTGCCCAGCAAGGAATCAATCACCAAGCTGAGGAAGCCAATCCGGGAAGCCCTGTAGATTTGAGCTCGGCGGATTTTGAGTTTTTTGTAGCAGGGTCTACACGCGATGTGGACGCTCCCAATGTACCCAACCTAGAAATGATCTATCACCCATTCAACCCAACATTTGCATTGGTTCCTGTATTTGGTCCGGGTACAATTATTTGGAGAACAGATGATTTTGCAGCATTGGATCAGGTATCCATACCGGATACAAGCCCTACCTACCCGCAGGTGGTAAAAGTGCCAAATGCTTTGGTAATCGATGCAGTAGAGGCACTCAGAAGCGAAAATGACGGAAGCTTTAAGCGCATCTCAGCGAGTTTGGACGCCGGATTTATACATGTATCCGACACCTACACCGGAGAATCCATTATAAGAAAGGCATTCTCGATAGATGGCAACACAGTATATCAGGATACGAATAACAGCCAAGCGGATTTCGAAGTGTTAGCTATTCCTGTCCTGCCATAA
- a CDS encoding glutamate-5-semialdehyde dehydrogenase: MTEYQHIFDGVKKGARKLTGLSNEKVNQVLHNLAISAVENKYFLLEENQKDLDRMEPDNPMYDRLLLTEERIHSIAGEIIQVSALPSPLHHALESKTLENGLSLEKTTVPLGVIGIIYEARPNVTFDVFALALKSGNGLVLKGGSDADHSNRAIMSLIHQVLAVNELPTDAFQLLPADRAATKALLEAVGFVDVIIPRGSQGLINFVRENAKVPVIETGAGIVHTYVDESADLDKATEIAFNSKTRRPSVCNSLDCLVIHEVHLPDLNDIIQPMLESKVQIFADEKAFAALDSNELISLADESHFGTEFLGLKLAIKTVANLDEALDHIAAYSSKHSEAIVAENQEVIDRFLLEVDAAAVYANASTAFTDGAQFGLGAEIGISTQKLHARGPMALKELCSYKWIVRGNGQVRG; the protein is encoded by the coding sequence ATGACTGAGTACCAACATATATTTGATGGAGTAAAAAAAGGAGCAAGAAAATTGACCGGTCTCAGCAATGAGAAAGTCAACCAGGTGTTGCATAATCTGGCAATTTCGGCGGTGGAAAACAAGTACTTTCTACTGGAAGAAAACCAAAAGGATCTGGATCGAATGGAGCCAGACAACCCTATGTATGACAGATTACTTCTCACCGAAGAGCGGATCCACAGTATCGCCGGGGAAATAATCCAGGTAAGCGCATTACCAAGTCCATTGCATCATGCCTTGGAGAGCAAAACGTTAGAAAATGGACTTTCTCTGGAGAAAACAACCGTTCCTCTCGGAGTAATAGGAATTATTTACGAAGCTAGGCCAAATGTCACATTTGATGTGTTCGCCTTGGCTCTCAAATCAGGAAATGGTTTAGTGTTGAAGGGTGGATCAGATGCAGATCATTCCAATCGAGCCATCATGAGTTTGATTCATCAGGTATTGGCTGTTAATGAGCTGCCGACTGACGCATTCCAGCTTTTACCCGCAGACCGGGCTGCTACCAAAGCACTTCTGGAAGCGGTGGGTTTTGTGGATGTAATTATACCGCGGGGTTCACAGGGACTGATCAATTTCGTAAGGGAAAATGCAAAAGTACCGGTCATCGAAACCGGAGCCGGAATAGTCCATACCTATGTGGATGAATCGGCTGATCTCGATAAAGCAACAGAGATTGCCTTCAATTCCAAAACCCGCAGGCCAAGCGTTTGTAACTCTTTGGATTGCTTAGTCATTCACGAAGTTCACCTGCCGGACTTGAATGATATCATCCAACCTATGCTGGAAAGCAAGGTTCAGATTTTTGCTGACGAAAAGGCCTTTGCGGCTTTGGACAGCAATGAACTGATTTCACTAGCTGACGAATCACATTTTGGGACTGAGTTTCTGGGACTGAAATTAGCCATCAAAACCGTAGCAAATCTCGATGAAGCGCTGGATCATATCGCAGCATATTCTTCCAAGCATTCTGAGGCTATTGTGGCCGAAAATCAGGAAGTCATCGACAGGTTTCTTCTTGAAGTGGATGCGGCAGCTGTTTACGCCAATGCCTCTACGGCTTTCACCGACGGAGCCCAGTTTGGACTGGGAGCCGAAATCGGTATCAGCACCCAAAAACTACACGCACGCGGCCCAATGGCTCTGAAAGAACTTTGCAGCTACAAGTGGATTGTGAGGGGAAATGGGCAAGTGAGGGGCTAG
- the purN gene encoding phosphoribosylglycinamide formyltransferase, with protein MKRLAILASGSGSNAEKIMAHFQHSEKAEIALVASNKAEAFVLERAKKFGVPTFTFTRKEMDAGTLLEKLQSENIDWVILAGFLLKIPVDLIRAFPDKMVNIHPALLPKYGGKGMYGNFVHEAVKAAGDTETGITIHLVNENYDEGRIVFQASTPLTSADTPESIADKVHALEHKHFPEIIDGLL; from the coding sequence TTGAAACGCCTCGCAATCCTAGCCTCCGGAAGCGGTAGCAATGCCGAAAAAATCATGGCTCATTTCCAGCATTCTGAAAAAGCAGAAATTGCGCTGGTTGCCTCCAACAAGGCGGAAGCTTTTGTACTGGAGCGGGCAAAGAAGTTCGGCGTTCCCACGTTTACTTTCACCCGTAAGGAGATGGATGCCGGTACTTTACTCGAGAAACTCCAATCTGAAAATATAGATTGGGTGATTCTGGCAGGTTTTTTATTAAAAATCCCAGTTGATTTGATCAGAGCTTTTCCCGATAAAATGGTGAATATACACCCGGCTCTACTGCCAAAATATGGAGGAAAAGGCATGTATGGAAATTTTGTGCATGAAGCGGTAAAAGCTGCAGGTGATACCGAAACAGGGATTACTATCCACTTGGTCAATGAAAATTACGATGAAGGAAGAATAGTTTTCCAGGCTTCCACCCCGCTTACCTCAGCTGATACTCCAGAATCCATCGCCGATAAAGTCCATGCCTTAGAGCACAAGCATTTCCCTGAAATAATTGATGGGTTATTGTAA
- a CDS encoding ATP-binding protein: protein MEELYLFQQNLITQISLDWKRYLFSEIKGDEKLLGIKGIRGVGKTTLLLQYLISSPLNPNQKLYVTADHPYFYQNSLFELASQFYSASGQLLLIDEVHKYKNWSRELKLIYDGFPNLKVIFTSSSALDLYRGESDLSRRLITQNLEGLSFREYLRLTQALELPSFSLEELITNHLEITSTLLPKLHAIPNFKNYLNDGYFPIVNQVTPESVSSRLFQIINTVLESDLAFAKEYSPSNIAKIKKLLGVISVSVPFEPNISKIAEKLGLGRTTVYSFLAHLQDAKLIRMVNKQNRGINYLQKPDKIYFENTNFAFALQSQPNSGTIRETFFANQLSNTGHKLELSTKGDFLIDQTWTVEIGGKSKDGEQIKGVENSFLALDELEIGFGKKIPLWLFGFLY from the coding sequence ATGGAAGAGCTTTATCTATTCCAACAAAATCTCATTACTCAAATCTCCTTAGATTGGAAGAGGTATCTATTTTCTGAAATAAAAGGCGATGAAAAATTACTTGGAATCAAGGGAATTCGAGGTGTTGGAAAAACGACATTACTGCTTCAATACTTAATTTCTTCCCCGCTCAATCCTAACCAAAAACTGTATGTAACGGCAGATCATCCCTATTTTTATCAAAACTCTCTCTTTGAGTTAGCTTCACAGTTTTATTCAGCTTCAGGCCAACTTCTATTAATTGACGAAGTACATAAGTATAAAAACTGGTCCAGAGAACTTAAGCTTATCTACGATGGGTTTCCAAATCTAAAAGTAATTTTTACCAGTTCTTCAGCTTTGGATTTGTATAGAGGGGAATCAGATTTGAGTAGAAGATTAATCACCCAAAACCTAGAGGGACTTTCTTTTAGAGAGTATTTGAGATTAACCCAAGCGTTAGAATTACCGAGTTTTTCACTAGAGGAATTGATCACAAACCATCTGGAAATAACGTCCACTTTACTTCCTAAATTGCATGCGATTCCAAATTTCAAGAACTATCTCAACGATGGATATTTCCCAATAGTGAATCAAGTTACACCTGAAAGTGTCAGCAGCAGGCTTTTCCAAATCATCAATACCGTACTTGAAAGCGATCTAGCTTTCGCTAAAGAATATTCCCCATCCAATATTGCCAAAATCAAAAAGCTACTCGGTGTAATCTCGGTTTCAGTGCCTTTCGAACCAAATATTTCAAAAATTGCAGAAAAGTTAGGGTTAGGCAGAACAACCGTCTATTCATTTCTAGCTCATTTGCAAGACGCTAAGCTCATTCGGATGGTTAACAAACAAAATCGGGGAATCAACTATCTGCAAAAGCCTGATAAAATTTATTTCGAAAACACAAATTTTGCTTTTGCTCTGCAATCGCAACCTAATTCCGGAACAATTAGAGAAACGTTTTTTGCCAATCAACTATCAAATACCGGTCATAAGCTTGAACTAAGCACAAAAGGAGACTTTCTAATTGATCAGACTTGGACAGTAGAAATTGGCGGAAAATCAAAAGATGGGGAACAAATCAAAGGAGTTGAGAATAGTTTTTTGGCACTGGATGAACTGGAGATAGGTTTTGGTAAAAAAATCCCATTATGGCTATTCGGTTTTCTGTATTGA
- the proB gene encoding glutamate 5-kinase — protein sequence MLDSKLLVIKIGSNVLTQENGLPDLNRMEKLVAQIQELTCRGKKIVLVSSGAVAFGRQAIPLPEKLNPVFKKQIWASTGQIRLINQYQNFFENHNQPVAQILVTKEDFRDRKHFLNMKNCVQALLSQGILPIINENDTVTITELMFTDNDELASLTAAMINADTMVLLTNVDGIFTGNPSEPTSELIEKVASSMPEVSGYISASKSSFGRGGMLTKYAMAKKSADLGIQVIIANGKRDNVLGEFADKTLRCTWFEPQKAKHGAKKWLAHGEHYYVGEVTINEGAKASLTSEVIRSLLPIGISKLEGEFSKGDILLIRDESGHKIGLGRAEYSSKIAGERIGQKNQKALIHYDYLYIFDHD from the coding sequence ATGCTAGACAGCAAACTACTTGTAATCAAAATTGGGTCGAATGTATTGACTCAGGAAAATGGACTTCCTGATCTGAATCGGATGGAAAAACTTGTGGCTCAAATTCAGGAGTTGACTTGCCGGGGAAAGAAAATAGTGTTGGTAAGTTCCGGAGCAGTGGCTTTTGGTAGACAGGCCATTCCCCTTCCCGAGAAACTCAATCCTGTATTCAAAAAACAAATATGGGCTTCCACGGGACAAATCCGCCTGATCAATCAGTACCAAAACTTTTTTGAAAATCACAATCAACCGGTTGCCCAGATCCTGGTGACAAAAGAGGATTTCCGTGACAGAAAGCATTTTCTGAACATGAAAAACTGCGTACAGGCATTGCTTTCACAGGGTATTTTGCCCATTATCAATGAAAATGACACCGTAACGATCACCGAGCTGATGTTCACAGACAACGATGAACTGGCAAGTCTCACAGCTGCTATGATCAATGCGGATACGATGGTATTGCTGACAAATGTAGACGGGATTTTCACCGGAAATCCTTCTGAGCCCACTTCCGAACTTATAGAAAAAGTAGCTTCCAGCATGCCTGAAGTGTCCGGCTACATTTCAGCATCCAAATCATCTTTCGGTCGCGGAGGCATGCTGACCAAATACGCCATGGCCAAGAAATCGGCCGATCTTGGTATTCAGGTGATTATTGCCAACGGCAAGCGGGACAATGTTCTGGGTGAATTTGCAGACAAAACCTTGCGCTGCACCTGGTTTGAGCCACAGAAAGCCAAGCATGGTGCAAAGAAATGGCTGGCTCATGGCGAACATTATTACGTAGGAGAAGTTACAATCAACGAGGGGGCAAAAGCTTCCCTCACCTCCGAAGTAATAAGAAGCCTATTGCCTATAGGAATCAGTAAACTGGAAGGTGAGTTTTCCAAAGGAGACATCTTGCTTATCCGCGATGAGTCCGGACATAAAATCGGACTTGGCCGTGCAGAGTATTCCTCCAAAATAGCCGGCGAAAGAATTGGCCAAAAGAACCAAAAAGCATTAATCCATTACGATTACCTCTATATTTTCGATCATGACTGA
- a CDS encoding DUF4625 domain-containing protein, with protein MKNTINYLLFTLIIAVLFSSCEDDPEPVLPMPIIENVEIGLGNNGIGVVGRDFHLDLDIVAGDKIDLVQVKIEPIEGESYADEWNFELTWEEYKGVKNTNVHKHFDIPEDAVEGKYDFFIIVTDENGTTLQETYEVEIVDPSNLAVDPILYIWHITTDQGDFHYVNETLENPENVEFSKSEILSSDAAIKNVKGDGKMYLLLIKKDANHLPESVDAIDFSKVIVHDVFEHENETEVYTFSSVIYDGNGGFLRPSPKLTIGASADNNSPEPNAISGDKAWESGEYYFGVVYTNSSHNISLHHYFELNVTGF; from the coding sequence ATGAAAAACACAATCAACTATCTTCTTTTTACACTGATCATAGCAGTGCTCTTCAGCTCTTGTGAAGATGATCCAGAACCGGTTTTACCTATGCCCATTATTGAAAATGTCGAGATCGGATTAGGCAACAATGGAATAGGGGTAGTAGGAAGGGACTTTCATCTCGACCTTGATATTGTGGCAGGGGATAAGATTGATCTGGTTCAAGTGAAAATTGAGCCCATCGAAGGTGAGTCCTATGCCGACGAATGGAATTTTGAGCTGACTTGGGAAGAATACAAGGGAGTTAAAAACACCAACGTCCACAAGCACTTCGATATACCGGAAGATGCAGTTGAAGGGAAGTATGACTTCTTTATTATCGTTACGGACGAGAATGGTACTACGCTTCAAGAAACCTATGAGGTTGAGATCGTTGATCCTTCAAATCTTGCGGTAGATCCCATATTATACATTTGGCATATAACCACCGATCAAGGTGATTTTCATTATGTAAACGAGACACTTGAAAATCCGGAAAATGTGGAATTTTCGAAAAGTGAAATTCTTTCCTCTGATGCAGCCATAAAAAATGTAAAGGGGGATGGAAAAATGTACCTTCTGCTTATCAAAAAGGACGCAAACCATCTCCCGGAGTCAGTTGATGCGATAGACTTCTCGAAGGTGATCGTACATGACGTATTTGAGCACGAAAATGAGACCGAGGTATATACCTTCAGCAGTGTGATATACGATGGAAATGGAGGTTTTTTGAGACCAAGCCCTAAACTTACCATAGGAGCATCGGCAGACAATAATTCCCCCGAGCCTAATGCCATAAGCGGGGACAAAGCTTGGGAATCAGGGGAATATTATTTTGGTGTAGTCTATACCAATTCCTCGCATAACATCAGTCTTCACCATTACTTTGAGCTTAACGTGACAGGGTTTTAA
- a CDS encoding geranylgeranylglycerol-phosphate geranylgeranyltransferase has protein sequence MNTMTVDRMISIRGLFRISRPINLLMVGFAQLMTAYFLVETNNFGMPALQDYKLYLLVISTLLITAAGYMINDYYDVKIDYVNRPGNVVVGKGIKRRVVILLHTVLNFTAVGLGFMVSPSIGLINFVAAFLLWFYSNQLKREPFIGNFTVALLTGVSIYVIAFYFQKSELLVLTYAIFAFFLNLIREILKDIEDRQGDRKHGCRTLPIVIGFRKTKAVIFLIAAVFVCAILVVTFELNRPVIFMYFGGLGIFFSYFMYRIYHADRKDHFTQLSTIAKVLMLVGTLSMGLL, from the coding sequence ATGAATACCATGACTGTGGACAGAATGATTTCCATCCGGGGACTTTTTCGGATCAGCAGGCCTATCAATCTGCTGATGGTTGGATTTGCACAGCTAATGACCGCCTACTTTTTAGTTGAAACCAATAATTTCGGTATGCCTGCACTGCAGGACTATAAACTTTATCTATTAGTCATTTCCACCCTATTGATCACTGCGGCAGGCTATATGATCAATGATTATTATGATGTCAAAATCGACTATGTGAATCGCCCGGGAAATGTAGTGGTAGGCAAAGGCATAAAGCGACGCGTAGTTATCCTCCTACATACTGTTTTGAATTTCACTGCCGTAGGACTGGGGTTTATGGTTAGCCCAAGCATAGGCTTAATTAACTTTGTCGCAGCATTTTTGCTTTGGTTCTACAGCAACCAGCTGAAAAGGGAACCCTTTATCGGGAATTTCACGGTGGCCTTGCTCACAGGCGTATCCATCTATGTGATTGCATTCTATTTCCAAAAATCAGAACTATTGGTTTTGACCTACGCCATATTTGCTTTCTTTCTCAATCTTATCCGGGAAATCCTAAAAGACATAGAAGACCGGCAGGGAGATAGAAAACACGGATGCCGCACCTTGCCCATCGTGATTGGATTTCGGAAAACAAAAGCTGTGATTTTCCTGATTGCAGCCGTATTTGTCTGCGCTATATTGGTGGTGACTTTTGAATTAAACCGTCCTGTAATTTTCATGTATTTTGGAGGACTTGGGATCTTTTTCAGCTACTTTATGTATAGAATATATCATGCAGACCGCAAGGACCATTTCACGCAACTGAGCACAATTGCCAAGGTCTTAATGCTAGTGGGAACCTTAAGCATGGGGTTATTGTAA
- a CDS encoding GNAT family N-acetyltransferase: MGQGSTCWNCNAISDGFLVVYYPHLLVHPDFQGKGIGKMIMDKMLEKYGHFHMQILAADGKASGFYQKAGFTKAGGTEPMWIYKGNEHG, translated from the coding sequence ATGGGACAAGGATCGACTTGTTGGAATTGCAATGCTATTTCTGACGGTTTTTTGGTCGTTTACTATCCTCATTTACTTGTTCACCCGGATTTTCAGGGAAAAGGAATTGGAAAGATGATTATGGATAAAATGCTGGAAAAGTATGGACATTTCCATATGCAAATATTAGCAGCAGACGGAAAAGCAAGCGGTTTCTATCAAAAGGCAGGTTTCACAAAAGCAGGAGGCACGGAACCCATGTGGATTTACAAGGGGAATGAGCATGGTTAA